CGTCGAGCTGGTCGAACCGGGTGTACCCGGCCGCGGCGAGCGCACGGGTCGCGGGCGCGCCGATGGCGCGGGGGAATTCCGTCTCGGGACGGTCGGATCCGGTGGCCATGGACCGATGGTGCCACGCGGCGAGGGGTTCGGCCCGCTCCGCGCCGCCGCGCGCCGCACGGTCACACCGGCAGCAGCCGGCCGATCAGCGCCCCCAGCTGGCGGGCGTTCCGGCACGGCCGCATCTCGACGAGACCGGCGTAGGCCGG
This sequence is a window from Streptomyces sp. NBC_00691. Protein-coding genes within it:
- a CDS encoding DNA-binding protein; the encoded protein is MATGSDRPETEFPRAIGAPATRALAAAGYTRFDQLDGVPAAELAALHGVGPKALRLLAEELAQRGLALR